The proteins below are encoded in one region of Pseudomonas putida S13.1.2:
- a CDS encoding EscU/YscU/HrcU family type III secretion system export apparatus switch protein, translated as MSSASKTEKPTAKKRRDAAKKGQTFKAKDLSSSCLMLCAIIYLTSNGSLLEVMEVYRRIIASGFAADQQRYAAELGGLLLQVVAPLIVVCFLASALPTLLQTGLAIASEALKLNFGALNPVNGFKKLFSLRTLKDAVKALLYLGSFVIAFWMVWLTQRHLLFAQLYAQPGDLFPIWTHLLQVLVLAFLGCIVLVVMLDALCEYWLYIKDLKMDKQSVKREHKEQEGNPEIKGRRRELHLELLSEQVKSDIRGSRVIVANPTHIAVGIYFRPEVSVMPFISLMETNQRALAVRKYASEVGVPVISDIALARRIFKTHQRYTFIQMQEIESVLRLLVWLEQVEQA; from the coding sequence ATGTCCAGCGCCTCGAAAACCGAAAAGCCCACCGCCAAGAAGCGTCGCGACGCGGCGAAAAAGGGCCAGACCTTCAAGGCCAAGGATCTCTCCAGTTCCTGCCTGATGCTGTGCGCGATCATCTATCTGACGAGCAACGGTAGCTTGCTGGAGGTGATGGAGGTTTATCGACGCATCATCGCTTCGGGCTTCGCCGCCGATCAGCAGCGTTATGCTGCCGAGCTAGGGGGGCTGTTGCTCCAGGTCGTGGCCCCGCTGATCGTTGTGTGCTTTCTCGCCAGCGCCTTGCCCACGTTGTTGCAGACAGGCCTGGCCATTGCCAGCGAGGCCCTGAAGCTGAACTTCGGAGCACTCAACCCGGTAAACGGTTTCAAAAAGCTGTTCAGTCTCAGAACACTGAAGGACGCGGTTAAAGCCCTGTTGTATCTGGGTAGTTTCGTGATCGCATTCTGGATGGTCTGGCTGACTCAGCGGCATTTACTGTTTGCGCAACTCTATGCCCAACCGGGTGACCTGTTTCCGATCTGGACTCATTTGTTGCAGGTGCTGGTGCTGGCTTTTCTGGGCTGCATAGTGCTGGTGGTCATGCTCGATGCGCTGTGTGAATACTGGCTGTACATCAAGGATCTGAAAATGGACAAGCAGTCGGTCAAGCGCGAGCACAAGGAGCAGGAAGGCAATCCGGAAATCAAGGGGCGGCGGCGCGAGCTGCATCTGGAGCTGTTATCGGAACAGGTCAAATCCGACATTCGTGGTTCGCGAGTAATTGTCGCCAATCCCACGCACATCGCCGTAGGGATTTACTTTCGGCCAGAAGTCTCAGTAATGCCATTTATCTCACTGATGGAAACCAACCAGCGGGCCTTGGCCGTGCGCAAGTACGCGTCTGAAGTAGGCGTGCCGGTGATCAGTGACATTGCCCTGGCCAGGCGCATCTTCAAGACCCATCAGCGCTACACCTTTATCCAGATGCAGGAAATCGAAAGCGTTCTGCGACTGCTGGTCTGGCTCGAGCAGGTCGAGCAGGCCTGA
- a CDS encoding EscR/YscR/HrcR family type III secretion system export apparatus protein translates to MNDISMIGLLAVASLLPFLIAAGTCYIKFSIVFVIVRNALGLQQVPSNMTLNAVALLLAMFVMSPVVQQGYDYYKENRVEFTRIDAVVDFLDNGLGGYREYLARYTDPDLAQFFERAQIAREDPRAVDGELDEELEPSLFALLPAYALSEIKAAFKIGFYLYLPFVIVDLVVSSILLALGMMMMSPVIISVPIKLVLFVALDGWSLLSTGLVGQYLSLAQ, encoded by the coding sequence ATGAATGACATTTCAATGATCGGGCTGTTGGCAGTGGCTTCATTGCTGCCATTCCTGATCGCTGCGGGCACCTGCTACATCAAGTTCTCGATTGTCTTCGTTATCGTGCGTAATGCTCTGGGCCTGCAGCAGGTGCCATCGAACATGACCCTCAACGCCGTTGCGCTGTTGCTGGCGATGTTCGTCATGAGTCCCGTGGTGCAGCAGGGCTATGACTATTACAAGGAAAATCGTGTGGAATTCACCCGCATCGATGCGGTGGTCGACTTCCTCGATAACGGTCTGGGCGGCTATCGCGAATATCTGGCCAGGTACACCGACCCGGACCTGGCACAGTTCTTCGAGCGGGCGCAGATTGCCCGCGAGGACCCGAGGGCCGTCGATGGCGAGCTCGATGAAGAGCTGGAGCCCTCGTTGTTCGCGCTGCTGCCTGCCTATGCACTGAGCGAAATCAAAGCTGCCTTCAAGATCGGTTTCTACCTGTATCTGCCTTTCGTCATTGTCGACCTGGTGGTCTCCAGTATCTTGCTTGCCCTGGGCATGATGATGATGAGCCCGGTGATCATCTCCGTGCCCATCAAGCTGGTGCTGTTCGTTGCGCTCGATGGCTGGTCCCTGCTTTCTACCGGACTGGTTGGGCAATACCTGTCCCTGGCTCAATGA
- the sctT gene encoding type III secretion system export apparatus subunit SctT translates to MNVSLFFDLHGWLAGAVICFARLAPVFFMLPFLNSRVLTGAPRNAVIVLVGMALWPYTAGTLPRLDSLGFYGLLLREAGVGVILGCLLSWPFWVLHAMGNLIDNQRGAMLSSTVDPANGDDTSELANFLQLFAAVIYLEGGGMRLLVETLSRSYQLCSPVFGCELQIQPLLGLLDPLISKTLIISAPVVATLLLTEALLGLLARFAPQMNAFSVSLTVKGAIALLVLIQYLGVHLPDEILRMATQPDQLAQWFVLPQAH, encoded by the coding sequence ATGAACGTAAGCCTTTTTTTTGACCTGCATGGCTGGCTGGCCGGTGCGGTGATTTGCTTCGCTCGCCTGGCACCGGTGTTTTTCATGTTGCCGTTTCTCAACAGCCGCGTGCTCACCGGAGCACCACGAAACGCCGTGATTGTGCTGGTTGGCATGGCGCTCTGGCCTTATACCGCCGGCACGTTGCCCCGCCTGGACTCGCTTGGCTTCTACGGGTTGTTGTTGCGGGAGGCCGGAGTGGGGGTAATTCTCGGCTGCCTGTTGTCTTGGCCGTTCTGGGTGTTGCACGCCATGGGCAACCTGATCGATAACCAGCGCGGCGCGATGCTCAGTAGCACAGTCGATCCGGCCAACGGCGACGACACCTCGGAGCTGGCCAATTTTCTCCAGCTGTTCGCGGCAGTGATCTACCTGGAAGGTGGGGGCATGAGGTTGCTGGTGGAAACCCTGAGCCGCAGCTACCAACTTTGCTCGCCGGTATTCGGGTGCGAACTGCAGATCCAGCCGTTGCTCGGGCTTCTCGATCCGTTGATCAGCAAAACGCTGATTATCAGTGCACCGGTGGTGGCGACCTTGTTGCTGACCGAGGCGCTGCTCGGCCTACTGGCGCGTTTTGCGCCGCAAATGAACGCGTTTTCAGTGTCGCTCACGGTCAAGGGAGCCATCGCGTTACTGGTGTTGATTCAGTATCTGGGTGTTCACCTGCCGGACGAAATACTGCGCATGGCCACCCAGCCGGATCAGCTTGCGCAGTGGTTCGTACTGCCGCAGGCCCACTGA
- the sctE gene encoding type III secretion system translocon subunit SctE, whose product MDIRALYSRISPETLARQAGKERYADAASKAANTKAYQRAADTALANLQGVSYAAQSQGGHAAGLGRPLLAVPAQGARSANKGSEDTFTLLMASLINLLGDVSMDSLKSRMDILRSAAKASAEGHKALSDRYLSALAEFEAAVAAAGSSEEALAKAKANFDSAQRALADAESALGRTEPGTPEHAKALAERDLAQGRLTGAQQQLGKANTDYQAAVTVAGEAGKKAEAQARLVESSGLGDKPVLDGVKKQLNAAATMVLLMTRYAELMGKSAENKIEGEQELFRSMQAARQAFMEKKSEEYLEQVRKAEAASKAMGCIGKILGAVLTVVSVVGAAFTGGASLALAAVGVALMGADMLVKQLTGVSFMEKAMKPLMDNILNPMIQAIGKGIADLLKKAGIDGASAEMAGMIMGAIVGAVAMVAVLAVVAVVGKAAAGRVASAMGNMFGKLANEMAPQMLKQAARAVSNGFSSVMTKARASIGLKSDAVSLDLYASRLAASLAVVEAGGTAAQSALQIKSGIHQRNASHHLAEFEFAKVISEAMKNYLNDMVQLFDQSIKAKDNAIKQAFSIQDSMNSSSLSMARNI is encoded by the coding sequence ATGGATATCAGGGCTTTGTACTCACGCATATCCCCGGAAACGCTGGCCCGTCAGGCCGGCAAGGAACGCTATGCCGACGCGGCGAGTAAAGCGGCCAACACCAAGGCCTATCAGCGCGCTGCCGATACGGCACTGGCCAACCTGCAAGGTGTGAGTTACGCCGCCCAGTCGCAGGGTGGTCATGCTGCGGGGCTGGGTAGGCCGCTTCTGGCTGTGCCAGCGCAAGGTGCCAGGAGCGCGAACAAGGGTTCTGAAGACACGTTCACCTTGCTGATGGCCTCGCTCATCAACTTGCTGGGTGACGTGAGCATGGACTCGCTCAAGTCACGCATGGACATCCTGAGGTCGGCAGCAAAGGCCAGCGCTGAGGGGCATAAGGCGTTGTCAGATCGTTATCTGAGCGCGCTGGCGGAGTTTGAAGCGGCTGTGGCCGCTGCCGGCAGCTCCGAGGAAGCGCTCGCGAAGGCCAAGGCTAACTTCGACAGCGCCCAACGGGCGCTGGCCGATGCTGAGTCGGCTCTGGGGCGAACCGAGCCGGGCACGCCCGAGCATGCCAAAGCGCTGGCCGAGCGCGATCTGGCGCAAGGCAGGCTGACCGGCGCCCAACAACAACTGGGCAAGGCCAATACGGACTATCAGGCCGCAGTCACGGTGGCGGGTGAGGCTGGCAAAAAGGCTGAGGCTCAGGCCAGGTTGGTGGAGAGCTCGGGGCTGGGCGACAAGCCGGTACTCGATGGCGTCAAGAAACAGCTGAACGCCGCTGCGACCATGGTGCTGCTAATGACACGGTATGCAGAATTGATGGGCAAGAGCGCCGAAAACAAGATTGAAGGGGAGCAGGAGCTGTTCCGCAGTATGCAGGCGGCGCGTCAGGCGTTCATGGAGAAGAAGTCTGAAGAGTACCTGGAGCAAGTGCGTAAAGCCGAAGCTGCCAGCAAAGCGATGGGGTGTATCGGCAAGATTCTGGGCGCAGTGCTGACCGTGGTCAGTGTCGTCGGGGCTGCCTTCACGGGCGGAGCCAGTCTGGCGCTGGCAGCTGTTGGTGTGGCATTGATGGGCGCGGACATGCTGGTCAAGCAGTTGACAGGGGTGTCGTTCATGGAGAAGGCCATGAAGCCTCTGATGGATAACATACTCAACCCGATGATTCAGGCCATCGGTAAGGGGATTGCGGATCTTCTGAAGAAGGCCGGCATTGATGGGGCCTCGGCCGAGATGGCCGGGATGATCATGGGCGCGATCGTTGGCGCCGTGGCGATGGTCGCAGTACTGGCGGTTGTCGCGGTCGTTGGCAAAGCCGCTGCGGGGCGGGTCGCCAGTGCGATGGGCAATATGTTCGGCAAATTGGCCAACGAGATGGCGCCACAAATGCTCAAGCAGGCCGCAAGGGCGGTCAGCAATGGTTTTTCCAGTGTCATGACCAAGGCCCGTGCCAGCATAGGTCTCAAGTCGGATGCGGTGTCACTGGATCTCTATGCATCGCGCCTGGCGGCTTCGCTGGCGGTGGTGGAGGCGGGCGGTACCGCCGCCCAGTCCGCGTTGCAAATCAAGTCTGGTATTCACCAGCGTAACGCGTCGCATCACCTGGCCGAATTCGAGTTCGCCAAGGTTATCTCCGAGGCGATGAAAAACTACCTGAACGACATGGTTCAACTCTTCGATCAGTCCATCAAGGCCAAGGATAACGCCATCAAGCAAGCCTTCAGCATCCAGGACAGTATGAATAGCAGCAGCCTGAGCATGGCACGCAACATTTAG
- the sicA gene encoding type III secretion system translocator chaperone SicA — MSSRKHTEQEEDRIAEQVMQAVLDGASLKDLHGVSTEQMDSLYAFAYEFYEQGRLDDAEKFFHFLCIYDFYNAQYWMGLAAVHQLKQNYQKAVDLYAVAFAQGKHDYRPMLYTGQCQLALGKAGKAKVCFEYVIERVQEPGLRERAQAYLNALSNVDADHSEE; from the coding sequence ATGAGCAGTCGAAAACACACGGAGCAGGAAGAGGACCGGATTGCCGAGCAGGTGATGCAGGCCGTCCTTGATGGTGCATCGCTCAAGGACCTGCACGGCGTTAGTACCGAGCAGATGGATAGCCTTTACGCTTTTGCCTATGAGTTCTATGAGCAGGGGCGTCTGGACGATGCGGAAAAATTTTTCCATTTCCTCTGTATCTACGACTTCTATAACGCGCAGTACTGGATGGGTTTGGCGGCGGTGCATCAGCTCAAGCAGAACTATCAGAAAGCGGTTGATCTGTATGCCGTGGCTTTTGCCCAGGGTAAGCATGATTACCGCCCAATGCTCTACACCGGCCAATGCCAGCTTGCGCTAGGAAAGGCCGGCAAGGCCAAGGTGTGTTTTGAGTACGTCATCGAGCGCGTGCAGGAGCCGGGTCTGCGGGAGCGGGCTCAGGCTTACCTGAATGCTTTAAGCAATGTCGACGCTGACCATTCGGAGGAATAG
- the sctC gene encoding type III secretion system outer membrane ring subunit SctC — MARQEGLRTFFDALSASLDKPVILSKAAARRTISGDFSMVAPQQTLERVVRQMGLIWYSDGQTLYVYEAAEAKSAVISLNTITVHKLDAFLRSAGLRDTRYPLRHDGLRTFYVSGPPIYVDLVAQAAQFMDSQSAGLQLGQQRIGVIHLRNTFVADRKYELREQSITVPGIATAIETLLKGESRAADAVIHKDAEGRPGGMPSFPLEGLGAPEAASGDNTSPRIIARDLAAGNIRVVAYPDTNSLLVKGLPEQVHFIENLVAALDEPKRHVELSLWIIDLHKDDLNELGVDWRGSFKVGSKVAASLNGGSLSTLDSSSFMAAISALETDNRARVVSRPVVLTQENVPAIFDNNRTFYARLIGERSVQLEHVTYGTLVSVLPRISPSGEVEMALNIEDGSVVESAAGQSSGADTLPTVGRTRISTVARVPQGKGLLVGGFTRDESGEVIKRIPLLGHIPYLGRVFSYRQTRQANTVRVFLIQPKELDSPLEPGAMQIGSQVIGNVARDPADRAVLRVLER; from the coding sequence GTGGCTCGTCAAGAAGGCCTGCGTACGTTCTTCGATGCACTGTCAGCGTCTTTGGACAAGCCGGTCATTCTCAGCAAGGCAGCTGCTCGCCGCACCATCAGTGGCGATTTTTCGATGGTCGCACCGCAGCAGACTCTGGAGCGTGTTGTTCGGCAAATGGGGCTGATCTGGTACAGCGATGGTCAGACGCTGTACGTCTATGAGGCGGCCGAGGCGAAAAGCGCCGTTATCTCGCTGAATACCATCACTGTCCATAAGCTGGATGCCTTCCTGCGCAGCGCCGGTTTGCGCGATACCCGATACCCTCTGCGGCACGATGGCTTGCGGACCTTTTACGTTTCTGGCCCGCCGATCTATGTCGACTTGGTGGCACAGGCCGCGCAATTCATGGACAGCCAAAGTGCCGGCTTGCAGCTCGGACAGCAGCGCATTGGCGTTATTCATCTGCGCAATACCTTCGTTGCAGATCGCAAGTACGAGTTGCGCGAGCAAAGCATCACGGTACCCGGCATTGCGACGGCTATCGAGACTCTGCTCAAGGGTGAAAGCCGTGCTGCCGACGCCGTGATCCACAAGGACGCTGAAGGGCGTCCGGGCGGCATGCCGAGCTTTCCACTGGAGGGGCTGGGTGCCCCCGAAGCCGCATCTGGCGACAACACATCGCCGCGGATCATCGCTCGCGATCTGGCTGCAGGCAATATTCGCGTAGTGGCCTACCCCGATACCAATAGCCTGTTGGTCAAGGGGCTCCCGGAACAGGTGCATTTTATTGAGAATCTGGTAGCTGCGCTCGATGAACCAAAACGTCATGTCGAACTGTCCCTGTGGATCATCGATCTGCATAAGGACGATCTCAATGAGTTGGGAGTCGACTGGAGGGGTTCGTTCAAGGTCGGCTCGAAGGTGGCGGCATCGCTCAATGGCGGCTCGCTGAGTACACTGGATAGCTCTTCGTTCATGGCTGCCATTTCAGCGCTGGAAACCGACAATCGCGCACGGGTGGTTTCGCGGCCGGTGGTGCTGACTCAAGAAAACGTTCCGGCGATTTTCGACAATAACCGTACGTTTTATGCGCGACTGATCGGTGAGCGCAGTGTTCAACTTGAACACGTCACTTACGGCACCTTGGTCAGCGTCCTGCCACGGATTTCACCCTCCGGAGAAGTCGAGATGGCACTCAACATCGAGGACGGCAGTGTGGTCGAGTCGGCTGCGGGGCAGTCGTCAGGGGCCGACACGCTGCCGACCGTTGGCCGAACGCGTATCAGTACTGTTGCTCGCGTGCCACAGGGCAAAGGCTTGCTGGTCGGAGGCTTCACCCGTGACGAGAGTGGAGAGGTGATCAAGCGTATCCCGTTGCTGGGGCATATTCCTTATCTGGGGAGGGTGTTCAGTTATCGGCAGACCCGTCAAGCCAACACGGTCCGGGTGTTCCTGATTCAACCTAAAGAGCTCGATAGCCCGTTGGAACCAGGCGCTATGCAGATTGGTTCGCAAGTGATCGGCAATGTGGCCCGTGATCCGGCCGACCGCGCGGTGCTTCGCGTGCTGGAGCGCTGA
- a CDS encoding EscS/YscS/HrcS family type III secretion system export apparatus protein, with amino-acid sequence MNDLVFAGNKTLYLILILVAWPIIVATLVGLLIGLFQTVTQLQEQTLPFGFKLLAVSICLFLLSGWYGETLLGFSREVMRLALK; translated from the coding sequence ATGAATGACCTGGTGTTTGCCGGCAACAAAACCTTGTACCTGATATTGATCTTGGTGGCCTGGCCGATCATCGTCGCTACGTTGGTGGGATTGCTGATCGGTCTGTTTCAGACCGTGACCCAGCTTCAGGAGCAAACCTTGCCCTTCGGCTTCAAACTGCTGGCGGTGTCGATCTGTCTGTTTCTGCTTTCTGGCTGGTACGGCGAGACGCTGCTGGGTTTCAGCCGGGAAGTCATGCGTCTGGCGCTGAAGTGA
- the sctN gene encoding type III secretion system ATPase SctN — MSRASLERRAAHPLRLNGPLLEAALHNVVIGEVCEVRSDWRYAAVSARAQVIGFSPDAVVLSLLGDARGLSRESLIVPTGALLSLHCSAAMLGSVIDPQGRIVERLAPGDAFDGRDCPVDAAPPAYNQRRPVSQPMATGVRAIDGLLTCGIGQRIGIFAAAGSGKTSLMNMLIAHSEADVFVIGLIGERGREVTEFVETLRHSDKCTRCVVVYATSDFSSIDRCNAALQATAIAEYFRDQGRQVVLMLDSMSRYARARRDLALAAGEAPARRGYPASVFDSLPRLLERPGVTANGSITAFYTVLMESDDETDPIAEEIRSILDGHIYLSRKLAASGHFPAIDVLRSASRVAHQVTGPDVQHLAASTRKVLARLEALQVLLDLGEYRHGENAANDQAMACREALMAWLCQDLKEGCAPQVTLESLHGLLG, encoded by the coding sequence ATGAGTCGGGCATCGCTGGAGCGCCGTGCTGCCCACCCGCTGCGTTTGAATGGTCCATTGCTTGAAGCGGCGCTGCACAATGTGGTTATCGGCGAAGTGTGCGAGGTGCGAAGCGACTGGCGTTACGCTGCGGTGAGCGCTCGAGCGCAAGTGATTGGCTTCAGCCCCGATGCGGTAGTGCTCAGCTTGTTGGGTGATGCGCGAGGGTTGTCCCGTGAGTCGCTGATTGTACCGACGGGTGCGTTGCTCAGCCTGCATTGCAGCGCTGCCATGCTCGGTAGCGTGATCGACCCTCAGGGGCGGATAGTCGAACGCTTGGCCCCCGGCGATGCCTTCGATGGTCGCGACTGTCCGGTGGATGCTGCTCCTCCAGCCTACAACCAGCGTCGTCCGGTGAGCCAGCCGATGGCCACCGGCGTACGGGCGATCGATGGCCTGCTCACGTGCGGCATAGGCCAACGTATCGGCATTTTTGCCGCCGCCGGATCAGGCAAGACTTCTCTGATGAACATGCTGATCGCCCACAGCGAAGCGGATGTATTCGTTATCGGGCTGATCGGTGAGCGGGGCCGGGAGGTCACCGAATTTGTCGAGACGTTGCGTCATTCGGATAAATGCACGCGGTGCGTGGTGGTCTACGCGACCTCGGACTTCTCCTCGATTGACCGCTGCAACGCAGCGTTACAGGCAACGGCAATCGCTGAGTATTTCCGTGATCAAGGCCGGCAGGTGGTGCTGATGCTTGACTCCATGAGCCGTTATGCCCGCGCCCGCCGCGACCTCGCGCTGGCGGCGGGGGAAGCACCCGCGCGGCGCGGTTATCCCGCTTCGGTGTTCGACTCCCTGCCGCGTTTGCTGGAACGTCCGGGCGTGACCGCCAACGGGAGCATTACCGCGTTCTACACCGTATTGATGGAAAGCGACGATGAAACTGACCCCATTGCCGAGGAGATTCGCTCCATCCTCGACGGGCATATCTACCTGAGTCGCAAGTTGGCCGCCAGCGGTCATTTCCCGGCAATCGATGTGCTCCGTAGCGCCAGCCGGGTGGCGCATCAGGTCACCGGACCCGATGTTCAGCATCTGGCGGCCAGTACACGCAAGGTGTTGGCTCGTCTCGAGGCGCTGCAGGTATTGCTCGATCTGGGGGAGTACCGACACGGGGAAAATGCGGCTAACGATCAGGCCATGGCCTGTCGCGAAGCCTTGATGGCGTGGCTTTGTCAGGATTTGAAGGAGGGATGTGCACCTCAGGTCACGCTGGAGAGCCTGCATGGTCTCCTTGGCTGA
- a CDS encoding FliM/FliN family flagellar motor switch protein, whose amino-acid sequence MAPQWSQWLHQEGAGQEILELFAAVSRPIEIAPDLLDYQRLFDFRLIQGEALQGACLPCIATPQSDLWVMEGPSQRKEPSRPLQAWLQAVPQILRIVLGNSELARLPSRQLARGDVLVIAQQTRQLFMADRCIGQFTFVKQGLHMKLSPPDTPSPSAPCVLSELPVKLEFVLGELTLSMATLNEFIERQVLPLEATAVSHVEVRVGGNCIAVGELVQLGDRLGVELREVGRGIGNE is encoded by the coding sequence GTGGCGCCGCAATGGTCGCAATGGCTGCATCAGGAGGGCGCGGGTCAGGAGATTCTGGAGCTGTTCGCGGCGGTGAGTCGGCCCATCGAAATTGCGCCTGACCTGCTGGACTACCAGCGCCTGTTCGATTTCAGGCTCATTCAGGGAGAGGCGCTGCAAGGGGCTTGTCTGCCCTGTATTGCAACACCCCAGAGCGACTTGTGGGTCATGGAAGGGCCGAGCCAGCGCAAGGAACCGTCGCGCCCACTACAGGCTTGGTTGCAGGCAGTGCCGCAAATTCTACGAATCGTGCTCGGCAACAGCGAACTGGCTCGATTGCCATCTCGGCAACTGGCGAGGGGCGATGTGCTGGTCATCGCCCAGCAAACCCGACAACTCTTTATGGCCGATCGGTGTATCGGCCAGTTCACCTTCGTCAAGCAAGGTCTGCATATGAAACTCTCTCCCCCGGATACCCCATCGCCGAGCGCTCCCTGCGTGCTATCTGAACTGCCGGTCAAACTTGAATTCGTGCTGGGCGAACTCACCCTGAGCATGGCTACGCTCAACGAGTTCATCGAGCGCCAGGTGCTGCCCCTGGAGGCTACGGCCGTGAGCCACGTCGAAGTTCGTGTCGGCGGCAACTGTATCGCAGTAGGTGAGCTGGTCCAGCTTGGCGATCGCTTGGGTGTCGAACTGCGTGAGGTAGGGCGGGGCATCGGTAATGAATGA
- the sctW gene encoding type III secretion system gatekeeper subunit SctW, producing MATIGQVPLRMQMSRPLQGSEPQAKVAEAPDDDATPAASVQRFVEDSDEMAAALRSQFRRRGDFGSKFEGLAESFERVLDEDVIPKARQIQSLAKLAERSIEWLLAQARALFPDDSDLVLVLRELLREKVMAEATRQRLETLLQQVLVQSPPKRLKAGINSALKAKMFSKALALRAALLRDTYRAFLEFEGGPVESYEDWIAIYGYRHRGSVLEFIEAALLTDIDAHDPSCSRDEFGQLLRKLGDLKRLRSVDVVFIRGVLAEEQVCRHNASEPDWLVFMLGLLQFSDELDHLLSGLFGERLLLIAHPERAQLLQLLRLFCLALPLELFGDDQALERIAEQFTHLADLVFAHEAIGRHAALVARCSS from the coding sequence ATGGCAACTATTGGCCAAGTGCCGTTGCGCATGCAGATGTCGCGCCCGCTTCAGGGTAGCGAGCCTCAGGCAAAGGTCGCTGAAGCGCCAGACGACGATGCGACCCCGGCCGCCAGCGTCCAGCGATTTGTCGAGGACAGCGATGAGATGGCGGCTGCGCTGCGTTCGCAGTTTCGCCGTAGAGGCGATTTCGGCAGCAAGTTCGAAGGCTTGGCGGAAAGCTTCGAGCGGGTCCTGGATGAAGACGTGATTCCCAAGGCTCGGCAGATCCAGTCGCTGGCCAAGCTTGCCGAGCGTAGCATCGAATGGCTGCTGGCGCAGGCTCGGGCACTGTTCCCCGATGACAGCGATCTGGTGCTGGTACTGCGCGAACTGTTGCGTGAAAAAGTGATGGCTGAAGCGACTCGTCAGCGTCTGGAGACGTTACTGCAACAGGTGCTCGTTCAGTCGCCGCCCAAGCGTTTGAAGGCCGGTATCAATTCGGCCCTCAAAGCCAAGATGTTCAGCAAGGCGCTGGCGTTGCGAGCGGCCTTGCTGCGTGACACCTATCGTGCGTTCCTGGAGTTTGAAGGCGGTCCGGTCGAGTCCTATGAGGACTGGATAGCCATCTACGGCTACCGGCATCGAGGCTCGGTCCTGGAGTTCATCGAGGCTGCGTTACTGACGGACATCGATGCCCACGATCCCAGTTGCTCTCGCGACGAGTTTGGGCAGTTGCTAAGAAAACTGGGTGATCTCAAGCGTCTGCGTTCGGTCGATGTCGTGTTCATCCGGGGGGTGCTCGCAGAGGAGCAAGTTTGCCGGCATAACGCCAGCGAGCCGGACTGGTTGGTCTTCATGCTGGGGCTGTTGCAGTTTTCCGACGAGCTCGACCATTTGCTGTCAGGTCTTTTTGGCGAGCGATTGTTGCTAATCGCGCACCCTGAGCGCGCGCAACTGCTGCAACTGTTGCGACTGTTCTGCCTGGCGTTGCCGCTCGAGCTGTTTGGCGATGACCAGGCTCTAGAGCGGATCGCCGAGCAATTCACGCACCTGGCGGACCTGGTGTTCGCCCATGAAGCCATAGGGCGGCATGCCGCGTTGGTTGCTCGCTGCTCCTCCTAG